agagagagagagagagagagagagagagctaGAGAGCTAGAGAGCCAGACAGACAAGTGAAAGTTATGGAATCAATATCTTATCGTTTTAACAACTTCATGgttcttatatttataaacattaaaggcaCTCGGAAGGATGGATGCAGTTCCCGGACGAAAGGCACAAATGACATCTCGATCGGCGCCTGACCTCACCTACTGCCAGCCATGCGCGGAGGACGGCAAGAAAATCCCACCCGAGGCCTTCTGTCCCATCTGTAAGGAGTTCCTGTGTTCCACCTGCGCCCGAATACACCGGAACCTGAAAATAACTAAAAGCCACGCCCTCCAGGACAAGAACAGTATGCCTTCCTCATTCCGCGGAGAGAGCGAAGATGAAAAATTTACAGAAACATGTCTGCGTCATTCTCAGgagttcataaaatatttctgtctTAATCATGAGACACTTTTGTGTGGAGACTGCCTGACTGAGAGAGCTCATCGCTTATGTAATATTGAAAGGATTTCTCAAGTGGCAAAACGTTACAAAGAGGGTGCAGAATACAACAGCCTGAAAACAGGACTTGTCCAGATGGCCAGTGACATCGGCAAACTTTCACACGACATACAAGCGATCATGAAATCAGTTGACGAAGAAAGCCTTACCAATATCAATGAGCTTCGCAAATTCAGGACTGAAATTAACCAGCACCTGGATAAGAGGGAAAACGAACTCGTGGCAGAAATTGATCAGAAGAAACGAACATCCACGACACTGCTAAATGAACTGAAatcaaaatgcacaaatatGAACTCATCCATTGAGAAACTAAAGTCAGAGCTACAAGCACAGGACGACAACAGCAACCAGCTATTAATAGTAGGGAAGCGAGCTATAAAAGAGCTGACAGGTCTCAACGCAGCCATGGAAGAGGTGAGCAGGAGGAGTGAAGTTTCCCGATACAAGTTTTACAGGGTCCCCGCAACTGAGCAGTTGATTGCTTCTGAAAAATCAATAGGAAGGTTGGACGAGAGCGATACATCGTCGGCATTAGCGCAGAAACAACGACAACAGCAAACGAAGCAGGAACAACGGCAACAGGATACGATGCAACAACACCAAAAACAGATGAAAGCTGTTTCACAAAAAGGTTTGCGCACAACCACTAACTAATTTGAtatttcctaaataatgcaGTTTATAAGTCTGTTTTCAAAAGCCTGTTGACGTCGCTCAAGTTAACCAGTCGCGTTAACCATGTTGTCAAGTTCACCAAGTGCTTTACAAAAATGGCATAATGAGATACtttgacaaataatatttcGCAAATAAAAGTGAGATACAAAAAACTTAAggcatatatttttgaatgatatAAACTTGTGTAGGCATAACAAaacggtatatatatattctactAAATTGCATAACCATCATATTTGCAGGCGAATCAACTTCGGCGGTAGGGCAGCAAGAACAACAAAAGGAGCAGCAGCCACGCCAACTCGAGACGATGCAGCACcaacaaaaacacatgcaaGGTGTATCACAGAAAGGTATGTGTATAGCCACAGACTATTTGACATTTCCTTAAGTATTGCAGTTGatgaatatgttttcaaaagcTTTTTGGCGTCACTCAAGCTAACAAGACACGATGAAGTTACGTTAAGAAACTATGTTGTAAAGTACtcaacaaaagtaaaataattaaatactacGACAGGCGCATCTTGTAGGGTAGAGCAGAACCAACCTCCTATCATTTGTGGTTCCAAATATAGTTTCTTTTAGCTCATTTTGTTAAGGGTTGTTATATCTCACGTACGAACATTAAGGCGTATCTCGTTGACTGCTATATACTATACTTTGTGGGTATTACTATACAGTATTTATACTTATTCTGTACACGTCATTATTCCAGGGGCTATACATATCGTatagcactgattataaatAGTTTCTctaaactcattttgttaagggtTGTTAAAGCTCACGTACAAACATTAAGGCGTATCTCGTTGACTGCTATATACTATTCTTTGTGGGTTTTACAATACAGTATTTATACTTATTCTGTACACGTCATAATTCCAGGGGCTATACATATCGTATAGCACTGACTATCAATAGTTTCTctaaactcattttgttaagggttgttatagcTCACGTACGAATATTAAGGCGTATCTCGTTGACTGCTATATACTTTACTTTGTGGGTATTACATTACAGTATTTATACTTATTCTGTACACGTCATAATTCCAGGGGTTTTAAATTTCGTATATCACTGACTATAAATAGTTTCaataaactcattttgttaagggtTGTTAAAGCTAACGTACAAACATTAAGGCGTATCTTTTTGAATGCTATATACTATATTCGTTGGTATTACATAATTTCAGGCGCTATTTATATCGTAAAATATGTTGTCCGTATTCCACTTCTGTCAGTGCAACACGACTGCATTCTACTCTACTGGCGTGACatcataaataaatgtgaaaatgctgaaatgacgtcatgatacaaaatattgtaattggtattgcatttattatgaaaaccaTGTGTCTCTTAAGTGACTAATCCAGTAATATATATGATTAGGGAAACTAATATTGCGTTTTGATCCGAAATGTCGTTTTCTTGCAGATATTAATTTCAGTGGCATTGCGCCTCATGTAATCCAAATACGCAAAAATCCGCTCTGGTCTAATATAAACCTATTAGTTTCTGATAAATGTATTTGCTTTGTATTACGTCATATTTACCCTAATCATTTTATACCAACACTGCTACAGCAGTGATGattcataataatatattaaaaccgtttctcaaaagtaaaaacacataATTAAAGTATATACAACTTAATAGACTACAGAACTCATTCCAAAAACGACTTAACACTGCACAATCCCGAATTTAATGCTTATAGACAATTGCGCTATTGTATGAAGGTTTCGTTTAAATGAACAGTTTAATGCATTGTTAAGAAGAGGGCTTACTATTACCCAAcataattaatgttataaatcttttttagtaaaataattaaatcggtgacctgatattttttatgtttccgACTGACCAGTGTACTTTAAGGTACTTTTGAATTACACTGCATTCTGAATCAATGAAAACTCGTTAtgcaaaaatgattttcattctgttatattttatttaaaaatagataGGCAACTATACGGCATTTTATATATCATTGCGGTAAATAATATGGGATATCGACAAAAggatttattatgaaattttgaataaatattattatttttattattatcattattattattattttttttttaattattattcattttaaaatgtgatgaaacaaaacatttttttgatttgtgttatttatggtgatgtttactTTCAGCCCACTTCAGCAGCAGAGCAGACCTAAGCCAGGCCAAGTTCAGCAAGCAGCCTGACATTTCAGTGAAGACATCAAATGGTAGCAGGGACTGCTGGCTGACCAATGTGACCCTCCTGACCGGGGACAGTCTCATACTGGTAGATCACAATAATTGCTCATTGAAGCTGGTGGACACCAATAATAACAAGCTAGTGTCCCAGGTGAAACTACCAGATGGACCGTGGGACCTGTGTCACCTGACCGGGAACAGGGCAGCCGTCACTCTGCCTGATTTGAAGAAGATACAGTTCGTATCTACTCAGGGAAATGTCACATTACTGGATCGTGTTAAAGTAGATGGACAATGTTTTGGAATAGATTTCTGTGATGACAACTTGATAGTGACCTTCATCGACCCAGGTAAGGTTGTGTTGATGAACATGAAGGGAAAGGTGAAGAAGAGTGCGGACAAAGACAGCAGTGGAAAACCTTTGTTTCAGTATCCGTATTATCTGACAGTGACCAGAGAAAGCCGAACTACCGTCATATATGTCTCGGACTGGTACACCAACACAATAACCAAGCTGAGCATCTCACTAGAGGTCCTCCAGACCTACCAAGACCCGATACTGAGATCACCACGTGGCCTGGTAGCTGTGGGAGACAACCAGCTGCTTGTGTGTGGGATGGACAGTGACAACATCGTGTTACTGGACACGCTCACGGACGAGATAGCCCAACTGCTGGGGAAGGAAGAGGGGATTGAGTGTCCACACGTTGTGGCTTACTGTTCACTGAAGAAGATGATGTTTGTCACATGCTATCGGTATCGCAGACTTGAATTGCAGAATTTCGTGAAATTATTCAACTTAGTATAGATCATGTCAGTCAATTGATATGAGTGAAATTTGTATCAGGTGTGAAGTGATTGTAATATTAAGAATAATTcttatgtataatattatactgACAATACGCATATACAAAGCTTTATTtaatatgcaaaaagctacaaaaacaagctcagtagcaaaaagttaaacataaacccggtttagtggcactgccTAATTTCACATATCGCGCGATTCAATTACTGTGAGATTTTTGACGGAAACttgacttttaaattattttgaattctaaCAGTTTTCATTAGTGACAAGTCGTGTAGtaatttttataagaaaataatataagaGTATGAGAATGTGTgttattaattgaaatgttaGTAGCTGATTGTGTATGAATTATACTAACAAGATTGCTTCTTACCACATATAAGTCAAACATTGTTATTGTGTAATTGAATAATTAAGAATATAGATTATAGAGTTATAGACACGATGTGTCTTTTTTATGCAGTTTGTATTaagtaaatatgatgtttataatgtgtttatattgaaattaaacacacATGTACGTGTccttatacatgtttattgaatgaATTATTCTGTAGACATTGACCTAAGTGTGAATTGTTTCCAAAAAGAAAAATCGTGGAATTCAAAGACAATTTGTTTACtagtatatatcaacatttgtttaagaGGTGCAGCTGTCATAGTTTTAATTGAcgttcaatataaaaaaaaatatttgatgatttttgtaAATTGGCCAGAAGGAAGTGTCAGATTtgttttcgcatttttttctacaataacTTAATTACGCGTCGTCGGTTAGTGCTAAAGGATGCTATCTGACACCATACGATTTCTCACATCGAGTGATACATTTGGCGCATCTCGACTACCGATATTTCATTATAAAGTAATGGAAATTGGTTTAGAGATGcctaaattaaattatataacgATAACATTACCAATTTTAAAAACGTGGGTAAATTATCTAGATTGGGGAAGATCAGATGTGTGTCTTTGGATAATTGTGCGTGTCTTTACGCCCATCGACTAACATTAGGATAAACATTTCTTCGTTAAATGTCTGGCACTTCCTGTATTTTTGTGTACTATTTTCTAGTCTGAAATTCAGCCTTtcgaataaaatatatgaattttcGGGGTAagttttgttgaatttgatttagcaattaattgaaaacaatgcgttcaaaatgtatttttaaggtTGAATTCGATACGCCTATTACTCGGCCTTGCCAccgatttaatatttttatgtttcggtgtcaactgaaaaaaaatcattttcattttgagttttttattgattattgatcACATATCTAAATCTCTTTCAATTTGCATCTGCCGCTTTACATTGATTAATATGGTAGTTTTGTGAAAACAGTGCTCTGCGCCCAATGCAAGATTTCGGTGTAGCTCGAAAACACTGCCGGACCAACCCCTGTGACTCACGCACATATACGTGCACGCATGCACATACACGCATATCTGCGAACCCGCAGCCATTCTCAATCATTTGGATTTAGCTTGATGTTGTCTAACTGACTCAAAATGTAACTCCATTAGCttaaaaaatgtgtaatttaaagggactcgttcatagTTGAGAAAATTCAACGTGCAGTTTTTGTCGAAACCATGAACTGTCTCAATAAAACTGGTTACAGCGTCATACCCGCAGGTGGCAGTATTCTGACATCCATCAAATCGCTACTGGAATCGCGATACATACAgagcaaatgttttattacaagaCACTGGTTGAGTCTATGATCGTGTGTACTGGCCTGTCTTAATTTTCCGAGTGGTTGAACGAATTTAACCACCCCGTCCACACGATGCAGCTTTCGACACaagagtaaaaataaataaatgcctgCGCTTTAGTTTAATCTGTCTTGGCATCCTCGGCAACCCAGCGTATCGTAACATATATGATACCCTGgacaaatcagctgtaaaaatctcGTACTCATGGATAATTTATAAGGCGAAATCCAGCAGCTTGATAAGTCGCCTGAGACACACCACATGCATTGCGGAAATGGCCAAAAAGTTAAGGATGTAATCTCGGTTCAAAATAATCCAAAGAGATCACGGCTCACAAATCGTTTTAGGCAGGATAATGTTAAATATGCTgatagctcttcacaaaggagattGTTTGAGATGTATTTGTACGATTTGAAGTATGAAGGTccctgttttatttcattgcttgCGGCAGTTTCACTCAGAggttgttaaacattttatatctttatttattaacatataagcgattttttttatttaccatagctgtttttttcatgattaaCTATTATGCACAAAGCCTAATTGTTTAgttccctggctgatactgccccccccccccctaaggttacaccgaacacttccctggctgatactgttccctatggttacaccaaatacttccctggctgatactgccccctaagGTCACACTGAATACTTCCCTGGCTAAAACTGCCCCCTATTGATACACCGTATACTTCCCATGCTGATACTGCACCAATGGTTACACCGAATACCTCGCTGACTGATACCGTTCCCTTTGGTCAACTgaatacttctctgactgattctgccccctatggttacaccgtatactttTTCTGACTGATACTGTTCCTATGGTTACACAGTATACTGCCCTGGCTGATACAATGCCATATGGTTACACCATATACTTCTCTGATTGATACTGACCACTATAGTTACACCGTTTACTTCTATGACTGATACTGCCCACTATGGTTACACCATATATTTCCCTGGCTGAAACTGCCTACTGCTCCACTATGGTTACACCATGTACTTCTCTGAATGGTACTggcccctatggttacaccatgTACTTCTTTGACTGAGACTGTCCCCTATGATTAAAACGTATTATTCACTGGCTGTAACTGCCACcccccctatggttacaccgtatacttctctggATTATACTttccctatggttacaccgtatacttctctaCGCTTATACttcccctatggttacaccgtaaACTTCTCTGGCTTATACTGCCCCGTGtggttatattgtatatttctcTGGCTAGTGCTGCCCCCTATAGTTACACCATATTCTACTCTTGCTAAAAATGCCCCCTACGGCTACATCGTTTACTTCTCTGACTTATTCTGCCCCCACCCCCTAtggttatattgtatatttctcTGGCTAGTgctgccccctatggttacaccata
The sequence above is drawn from the Mya arenaria isolate MELC-2E11 chromosome 14, ASM2691426v1 genome and encodes:
- the LOC128216395 gene encoding KIN17-like protein; amino-acid sequence: MDAVPGRKAQMTSRSAPDLTYCQPCAEDGKKIPPEAFCPICKEFLCSTCARIHRNLKITKSHALQDKNSMPSSFRGESEDEKFTETCLRHSQEFIKYFCLNHETLLCGDCLTERAHRLCNIERISQVAKRYKEGAEYNSLKTGLVQMASDIGKLSHDIQAIMKSVDEESLTNINELRKFRTEINQHLDKRENELVAEIDQKKRTSTTLLNELKSKCTNMNSSIEKLKSELQAQDDNSNQLLIVGKRAIKELTGLNAAMEEVSRRSEVSRYKFYRVPATEQLIASEKSIGRLDESDTSSALAQKQRQQQTKQEQRQQDTMQQHQKQMKAVSQKGESTSAVGQQEQQKEQQPRQLETMQHQQKHMQGVSQKAHFSSRADLSQAKFSKQPDISVKTSNGSRDCWLTNVTLLTGDSLILVDHNNCSLKLVDTNNNKLVSQVKLPDGPWDLCHLTGNRAAVTLPDLKKIQFVSTQGNVTLLDRVKVDGQCFGIDFCDDNLIVTFIDPGKVVLMNMKGKVKKSADKDSSGKPLFQYPYYLTVTRESRTTVIYVSDWYTNTITKLSISLEVLQTYQDPILRSPRGLVAVGDNQLLVCGMDSDNIVLLDTLTDEIAQLLGKEEGIECPHVVAYCSLKKMMFVTCYRYRRLELQNFVKLFNLV